One window of the Armatimonadota bacterium genome contains the following:
- a CDS encoding YdeI/OmpD-associated family protein yields MAVKDAPKLQFASREEFRAWLDDHCLSVQGVWLVFGKKGGPDTIRPDEALEEALCFGWIDGQLRSIDETVYVKYFAQRRRGSNWSEKNKGLIDSMERQGRMTDYGRAKVEEAKTTGRWDSPANAPVTDEDVNVLAQALKGTEPACSNFLAMSSSVRRTYAGAYRAAVSDETRARRLAQFIERLNNNLKPM; encoded by the coding sequence ATGGCGGTGAAGGATGCCCCGAAGTTGCAGTTCGCATCGCGAGAAGAATTCCGGGCATGGCTGGACGACCACTGCCTGTCGGTCCAGGGCGTCTGGCTGGTGTTCGGCAAGAAGGGTGGTCCCGACACGATACGGCCAGACGAGGCGTTGGAGGAAGCACTTTGCTTCGGATGGATCGACGGCCAGTTGAGAAGCATAGACGAGACAGTATATGTCAAGTACTTCGCCCAACGGCGCAGAGGGAGCAACTGGTCTGAGAAGAACAAGGGCCTGATCGACTCGATGGAGAGACAGGGCAGGATGACTGACTACGGCCGCGCCAAGGTCGAGGAGGCCAAAACGACCGGCAGGTGGGACTCTCCCGCGAACGCACCGGTGACTGACGAGGACGTCAACGTGCTCGCCCAGGCTCTCAAAGGAACGGAACCGGCGTGCTCGAACTTTCTGGCCATGTCTTCGTCGGTCCGGAGAACGTATGCCGGAGCGTACCGCGCCGCCGTCTCTGACGAAACCAGAGCACGACGCTTGGCGCAGTTCATAGAACGACTGAACAACAACCTGAAGCCGATGTGA
- a CDS encoding PEP-CTERM sorting domain-containing protein, with protein sequence MRKIILIVALLAAAAVAQAAMQTYSIVDYPAYQLDTITGLTDHVSGTIVADPATGVIASATFTLTGASSYTVASAVIDPYFVHISPTQITLSRINPSNPMGYGNLRLSGATQVSGFNAALQWYAPGDPLVPGSMNYASYMGQVYLSKNHPVDFGTAGGLGDSYPWVIANVVPEPSSLIGLAAGLITLAGLRRRRA encoded by the coding sequence ATGAGAAAGATTATCCTCATAGTCGCACTGCTTGCGGCTGCTGCGGTGGCTCAAGCGGCGATGCAGACCTATTCAATCGTAGACTACCCTGCCTATCAGCTCGACACGATTACCGGTCTGACCGATCATGTATCGGGTACCATCGTTGCCGATCCGGCGACGGGGGTCATCGCTTCCGCCACATTCACACTCACGGGAGCGTCTTCTTACACCGTTGCATCGGCTGTGATCGATCCGTACTTCGTCCACATCAGCCCTACACAGATCACGCTGAGTCGGATCAACCCGTCGAATCCGATGGGCTACGGTAACCTCCGCCTGTCAGGCGCGACCCAGGTGAGCGGTTTCAATGCCGCGTTGCAGTGGTACGCGCCGGGCGATCCATTGGTTCCGGGCAGCATGAACTACGCAAGCTACATGGGGCAGGTCTACCTCAGCAAGAACCATCCGGTTGATTTCGGGACTGCAGGCGGACTGGGAGACAGCTATCCCTGGGTCATAGCGAACGTCGTCCCCGAGCCTTCCTCGCTCATCGGCTTGGCCGCAGGACTGATCACATTGGCCGGTCTGAGGCGGCGCAGGGCGTAG